The proteins below are encoded in one region of Styela clava chromosome 4, kaStyClav1.hap1.2, whole genome shotgun sequence:
- the LOC120326372 gene encoding uncharacterized protein LOC120326372 isoform X2, whose protein sequence is MAASIALIFMFYIGYCNVVCGNTEQCTDETDVSISFGETCSEGDGNCQEFIFDGILSEI, encoded by the exons ATGGCCGCGTCCATTGCACTTATCTTTATGTTTTACATTGGATATTGCAATGTAGTTTGTGGGAATACAGAGCAATGTACAG ATGAGACCGATGTTTCGATTTCATTCGGTGAGACTTGCAGCGAAGGTGATGGCAATTGTCAAGAGTTTATCTTTGATGGG